From Pan paniscus chromosome 9, NHGRI_mPanPan1-v2.0_pri, whole genome shotgun sequence, the proteins below share one genomic window:
- the GPR137 gene encoding integral membrane protein GPR137 isoform X3 → MESNLSGLVPAAGLVPALPPAVTLGLTAAYTTLYALLFFSVYAQLWLVLLYGHKRLSYQTVFLALCLLWAALRTTLFSFYFRDTPRANRLGPLPFWLLYCCPVCLQFFTLTLMNLYFAQVVFKAKVKRRPEMSRGFGSQGVEEAGSLLSLRVLCCYLCQGTSVCQAAAMGGAMVLLYASRACYNLTALALAPQSRLDTFDYDWYNVSDQADLVNDLGNKGYLVFGLILFVWELLPTTLLVGFFRVHRPPQDLSTSHILNGQVFASRSYFFDRAGHCEDEGCSWEHSRGESTRCQDQAATTTVSTPPHRRDPPPSPTEYPGPSPPHPRPLCQVCLPLLAQDPGGRGCPLLWPAPCCSCHSELVPSP, encoded by the exons ATGGAGAGTAACCTGTCTGGCCTGGTGCCTGCTGCCGGGCTGGTGCCTGCGCTGCCACCTGCTGTGACCCTGGGGCTGACGGCTGCCTACACCACCCTGTATGCCCTGCTCTTCTTCTCCGTCTATGCCCAGCTCTGGCTGGTGCTTCTGTATGGGCACAAGCGTCTCAGCTATCAGACGGTGTTCCTGGCCCTCTGTCTGCTCTGGGCCGCCTTGCGTACCACCCTCTTCTCCTTCTACTTCCGAGATACTCCCCGCGCCAACCGCCTGGGGCCCTTGCCCTTCTGGCTTCTCTACTGCTGCCCCGTCTGCCTGCAGTTCTTCACCTTGACGCTTATGAACCTCTACTTTGCCCAG GTGGTGTTCAAGGCCAAGGTGAAGCGTCGGCCGGAGATGAGCCGAGGCTT CGGTTCTCAGGGTGTAGAGGAAGCTGGGAGCCTTCTCTCCCTGAGGGTCCTCTGTTGTTACCTGTGCCAGGGGACCAGTGTGTGCCAGGCAGCCGCGATGGGTGGCGCCATGGTCCTGCTCTATGCCAGCCGGGCCTGCTACAACCTGACAGCACTGGCCTTGGCCCCCCAGAGCCGGCTGGACACCTTCGATTACGACTGGTACAATGTGTCTGACCAG GCGGACCTGGTGAATGACCTGGGGAACAAAGGCTACCTGGTATTTGGCCTCATCCTCTTCGTGTGGGAGCTACTGCCCACCACCCTGCTGGTGGGCTTCTTCCGGGTGCACCGGCCCCCACAGGACCTG AGCACCAGCCACATCCTCAATGGGCAGGTCTTTGCCTCTCGGTCCTACTTCTTTGACCGGGCTGGGCACTGTGAAGATGAGGGCTGCTCCTGGGAGCACAGCCGGGGTGAGAGCACCAG GTGCCAGGACCAGGCGGCCACCACCACAGTCTCTACTCCACCCCACAGACGTgatccccctccctcccccacagaATACCCAGGCCCCAGTCCCCCTCACCCTAGGCCCCTGTGCCAAGTTTGTCTGCCGCTTCTTGCCCAGGATCCTGGGGGTCGTGGCTGCCCCCTCCTCTGGCCGGCTCCTTGCTGCTCCTGTCATAGTGAGCTTGTGCCGTCCCCCTAG
- the GPR137 gene encoding integral membrane protein GPR137 isoform X4: MESNLSGLVPAAGLVPALPPAVTLGLTAAYTTLYALLFFSVYAQLWLVLLYGHKRLSYQTVFLALCLLWAALRTTLFSFYFRDTPRANRLGPLPFWLLYCCPVCLQFFTLTLMNLYFAQVVFKAKVKRRPEMSRGFGSQGVEEAGSLLSLRVLCCYLCQGTSVCQAAAMGGAMVLLYASRACYNLTALALAPQSRLDTFDYDWYNVSDQADLVNDLGNKGYLVFGLILFVWELLPTTLLVGFFRVHRPPQDLSTSHILNGQVFASRSYFFDRAGHCEDEGCSWEHSRGESTSMSGSLGSGSWYGAIGREPGWYGGSQTKTTPLLFSQVPGPGGHHHSLYSTPQT; this comes from the exons ATGGAGAGTAACCTGTCTGGCCTGGTGCCTGCTGCCGGGCTGGTGCCTGCGCTGCCACCTGCTGTGACCCTGGGGCTGACGGCTGCCTACACCACCCTGTATGCCCTGCTCTTCTTCTCCGTCTATGCCCAGCTCTGGCTGGTGCTTCTGTATGGGCACAAGCGTCTCAGCTATCAGACGGTGTTCCTGGCCCTCTGTCTGCTCTGGGCCGCCTTGCGTACCACCCTCTTCTCCTTCTACTTCCGAGATACTCCCCGCGCCAACCGCCTGGGGCCCTTGCCCTTCTGGCTTCTCTACTGCTGCCCCGTCTGCCTGCAGTTCTTCACCTTGACGCTTATGAACCTCTACTTTGCCCAG GTGGTGTTCAAGGCCAAGGTGAAGCGTCGGCCGGAGATGAGCCGAGGCTT CGGTTCTCAGGGTGTAGAGGAAGCTGGGAGCCTTCTCTCCCTGAGGGTCCTCTGTTGTTACCTGTGCCAGGGGACCAGTGTGTGCCAGGCAGCCGCGATGGGTGGCGCCATGGTCCTGCTCTATGCCAGCCGGGCCTGCTACAACCTGACAGCACTGGCCTTGGCCCCCCAGAGCCGGCTGGACACCTTCGATTACGACTGGTACAATGTGTCTGACCAG GCGGACCTGGTGAATGACCTGGGGAACAAAGGCTACCTGGTATTTGGCCTCATCCTCTTCGTGTGGGAGCTACTGCCCACCACCCTGCTGGTGGGCTTCTTCCGGGTGCACCGGCCCCCACAGGACCTG AGCACCAGCCACATCCTCAATGGGCAGGTCTTTGCCTCTCGGTCCTACTTCTTTGACCGGGCTGGGCACTGTGAAGATGAGGGCTGCTCCTGGGAGCACAGCCGGGGTGAGAGCACCAG TATGTCGGGCAGTCTAGGCTCTGGGAGCTGGTATGGTGCCATCGGGCGTGAGCCGGGCTGGTATGGGGGCAGCCAGACGAAGACCACTCCTCTGCTCTTCTCCCAGGTGCCAGGACCAGGCGGCCACCACCACAGTCTCTACTCCACCCCACAGACGTga
- the GPR137 gene encoding integral membrane protein GPR137 isoform X1: MESNLSGLVPAAGLVPALPPAVTLGLTAAYTTLYALLFFSVYAQLWLVLLYGHKRLSYQTVFLALCLLWAALRTTLFSFYFRDTPRANRLGPLPFWLLYCCPVCLQFFTLTLMNLYFAQVVFKAKVKRRPEMSRGLLAVRGAFVGASLLFLLVNVLCAVLSHRRRAQPWALLLVRVLVSDSLFVICALSLAACLCLVARRAPSTSIYLEAKGTSVCQAAAMGGAMVLLYASRACYNLTALALAPQSRLDTFDYDWYNVSDQADLVNDLGNKGYLVFGLILFVWELLPTTLLVGFFRVHRPPQDLSTSHILNGQVFASRSYFFDRAGHCEDEGCSWEHSRGESTRCQDQAATTTVSTPPHRRDPPPSPTEYPGPSPPHPRPLCQVCLPLLAQDPGGRGCPLLWPAPCCSCHSELVPSP, encoded by the exons ATGGAGAGTAACCTGTCTGGCCTGGTGCCTGCTGCCGGGCTGGTGCCTGCGCTGCCACCTGCTGTGACCCTGGGGCTGACGGCTGCCTACACCACCCTGTATGCCCTGCTCTTCTTCTCCGTCTATGCCCAGCTCTGGCTGGTGCTTCTGTATGGGCACAAGCGTCTCAGCTATCAGACGGTGTTCCTGGCCCTCTGTCTGCTCTGGGCCGCCTTGCGTACCACCCTCTTCTCCTTCTACTTCCGAGATACTCCCCGCGCCAACCGCCTGGGGCCCTTGCCCTTCTGGCTTCTCTACTGCTGCCCCGTCTGCCTGCAGTTCTTCACCTTGACGCTTATGAACCTCTACTTTGCCCAG GTGGTGTTCAAGGCCAAGGTGAAGCGTCGGCCGGAGATGAGCCGAGGCTT GCTTGCTGTCCGAGGGGCCTTTGTGGGGGCCTCGCTGCTCTTTCTGCTGGTGAACGTGCTGTGTGCTGTGCTCTCCCATCGGCGCCGGGCACAGCCCTGGGCCCTGCTGCTTGTCCGCGTCCTGGTGAGCGACTCCCTGTTCGTCATCTGCGCGCTGTCTCttgctgcctgcctctgcctcgtCGCCAGGCGGGCACCCTCCACTAGCATCTACCTGGAGGCCAAG GGGACCAGTGTGTGCCAGGCAGCCGCGATGGGTGGCGCCATGGTCCTGCTCTATGCCAGCCGGGCCTGCTACAACCTGACAGCACTGGCCTTGGCCCCCCAGAGCCGGCTGGACACCTTCGATTACGACTGGTACAATGTGTCTGACCAG GCGGACCTGGTGAATGACCTGGGGAACAAAGGCTACCTGGTATTTGGCCTCATCCTCTTCGTGTGGGAGCTACTGCCCACCACCCTGCTGGTGGGCTTCTTCCGGGTGCACCGGCCCCCACAGGACCTG AGCACCAGCCACATCCTCAATGGGCAGGTCTTTGCCTCTCGGTCCTACTTCTTTGACCGGGCTGGGCACTGTGAAGATGAGGGCTGCTCCTGGGAGCACAGCCGGGGTGAGAGCACCAG GTGCCAGGACCAGGCGGCCACCACCACAGTCTCTACTCCACCCCACAGACGTgatccccctccctcccccacagaATACCCAGGCCCCAGTCCCCCTCACCCTAGGCCCCTGTGCCAAGTTTGTCTGCCGCTTCTTGCCCAGGATCCTGGGGGTCGTGGCTGCCCCCTCCTCTGGCCGGCTCCTTGCTGCTCCTGTCATAGTGAGCTTGTGCCGTCCCCCTAG
- the GPR137 gene encoding integral membrane protein GPR137 isoform X2 — protein sequence MESNLSGLVPAAGLVPALPPAVTLGLTAAYTTLYALLFFSVYAQLWLVLLYGHKRLSYQTVFLALCLLWAALRTTLFSFYFRDTPRANRLGPLPFWLLYCCPVCLQFFTLTLMNLYFAQVVFKAKVKRRPEMSRGLLAVRGAFVGASLLFLLVNVLCAVLSHRRRAQPWALLLVRVLVSDSLFVICALSLAACLCLVARRAPSTSIYLEAKGTSVCQAAAMGGAMVLLYASRACYNLTALALAPQSRLDTFDYDWYNVSDQADLVNDLGNKGYLVFGLILFVWELLPTTLLVGFFRVHRPPQDLSTSHILNGQVFASRSYFFDRAGHCEDEGCSWEHSRGESTSMSGSLGSGSWYGAIGREPGWYGGSQTKTTPLLFSQVPGPGGHHHSLYSTPQT from the exons ATGGAGAGTAACCTGTCTGGCCTGGTGCCTGCTGCCGGGCTGGTGCCTGCGCTGCCACCTGCTGTGACCCTGGGGCTGACGGCTGCCTACACCACCCTGTATGCCCTGCTCTTCTTCTCCGTCTATGCCCAGCTCTGGCTGGTGCTTCTGTATGGGCACAAGCGTCTCAGCTATCAGACGGTGTTCCTGGCCCTCTGTCTGCTCTGGGCCGCCTTGCGTACCACCCTCTTCTCCTTCTACTTCCGAGATACTCCCCGCGCCAACCGCCTGGGGCCCTTGCCCTTCTGGCTTCTCTACTGCTGCCCCGTCTGCCTGCAGTTCTTCACCTTGACGCTTATGAACCTCTACTTTGCCCAG GTGGTGTTCAAGGCCAAGGTGAAGCGTCGGCCGGAGATGAGCCGAGGCTT GCTTGCTGTCCGAGGGGCCTTTGTGGGGGCCTCGCTGCTCTTTCTGCTGGTGAACGTGCTGTGTGCTGTGCTCTCCCATCGGCGCCGGGCACAGCCCTGGGCCCTGCTGCTTGTCCGCGTCCTGGTGAGCGACTCCCTGTTCGTCATCTGCGCGCTGTCTCttgctgcctgcctctgcctcgtCGCCAGGCGGGCACCCTCCACTAGCATCTACCTGGAGGCCAAG GGGACCAGTGTGTGCCAGGCAGCCGCGATGGGTGGCGCCATGGTCCTGCTCTATGCCAGCCGGGCCTGCTACAACCTGACAGCACTGGCCTTGGCCCCCCAGAGCCGGCTGGACACCTTCGATTACGACTGGTACAATGTGTCTGACCAG GCGGACCTGGTGAATGACCTGGGGAACAAAGGCTACCTGGTATTTGGCCTCATCCTCTTCGTGTGGGAGCTACTGCCCACCACCCTGCTGGTGGGCTTCTTCCGGGTGCACCGGCCCCCACAGGACCTG AGCACCAGCCACATCCTCAATGGGCAGGTCTTTGCCTCTCGGTCCTACTTCTTTGACCGGGCTGGGCACTGTGAAGATGAGGGCTGCTCCTGGGAGCACAGCCGGGGTGAGAGCACCAG TATGTCGGGCAGTCTAGGCTCTGGGAGCTGGTATGGTGCCATCGGGCGTGAGCCGGGCTGGTATGGGGGCAGCCAGACGAAGACCACTCCTCTGCTCTTCTCCCAGGTGCCAGGACCAGGCGGCCACCACCACAGTCTCTACTCCACCCCACAGACGTga